TCCATTTGCAATTGCATTAAAAGCTGCAAGATACTGTACTTGAGTAACTGCAACCCCTTGTCCATAAGACATAGTAGCAAGTTCAACAGGTCCAATATTTTTTAATGGTGTAACCAAACCAACACCTTCACCTGGCAAATCGACCCCTGTCTTTTGACCGAAGCCAATATTTCTTATAAATTCATAAAGCTTATCCTTGCCTATTTTTTGGCCTAACTGAACGAAACCAATATTATCTGAATGTTGGATAATTCCAGCCAAATCTAAAATACCATTTGCTTCATATCTATCGTTCTTAATTGTGGCGTTAGCTACTTTCATAGTTCCAGTACTATTAAATCTATCCTTTTCAGTTACTGAATCAGTTTGAAGTCCTGCTGCTGCAGTTATTACCTTAAAAATAGATCCCGGCTCAAACAAAGCTCCTACAGCAGGGTTATTCCAGGACTGTTGTATTTCTTCACTAGTCTTGCCAGCTTTTTCAGGCTTATTTGGATCATAAGAAGGTGCATTTGCCATGGCTAAAATCTCACCGTTATTTGGATCCATAATTGTAATACTTACTGATTTTGCGCTGTTTTCCTTTAGAGTTTCTTTTGCCACTCTTTCTACTACCAATTGAATTCTTGAATCAATAGTTAAAGTTAGGTCTTTTCCTTCTACAGGCTGAGCTAAAAGAATTTCAGTATTCGGCAATTCATTATTTGTTCTATCGGCTTCAAGAATTCTACGCCCCGGAACTCCTCTTAAAATCTCATTATAGCTTTGCTCAACTCCATTAATTCCATTTCCTTCTAAGTTAGTATGTCCAATAACATGGGACAAAAAGCTGCCTTCTGGATAATACCTTACTTCGTCCAGCGAAATCAGCATACCCTTATACTTTAAACTGTTAACAGCATCCGCAGACTTCTTTTCAGCCTGTCTTTTTAGGGATACGAATTGAAGAGGCTTCCCTTTGCTGTCTTTACTAGCTAATATTTTTTCAACCTTGCTCTTGTCCATTTCAAGAGCACTCGCAAGCTCTGAAGCTGCCTTATCATCTGTAATTTTCTTATCTTCCAAATAGGCCTTAAGTACCATCAAGTCTGCATCGATTCTATAAGATTGCATACTTATAGCTAGCGTAGAACCATTCCTATCAAATATAGCGCCTCTCTTTGGAGCTATTTCTATAGTTCTTGTCCACTGTCCTTCCGCATATTCCTTATATTGAGCACCCTTAACCCCTGTAATGTAAAGCAACCTGCCCATAAGAACTATAAAGAGCAGTGAGAACACTAAACCTGTAATAAAAAACCTTTTGTTTTTAACCTTCTTTTTCTTCATGTTCGATACCAGCCTAATCCTAAGTTTTATTCAATTATATCATAAATTTAATAGAATACTTAAGAATTATGCTGACAAAATTTAATACTCTGCTGTATCCTCATTCATAGATAAAGTAATATTTAAATTTCCATTCCTGCATCTCAAATCGTCTAAAAACTCCTTTTGACTTTTACCATTATCCATTGTTACTGTAAATACAAGCTGAAACAAACTTCCTAAATCTGTTGTTTTAACTTTTATAAGTTCATGGTGAGTTGTATACTTTGCAAATATATCATCAAAAGCACCTTCATAATCTAAATCCTCTGGGATTGTAATCTTTAAGAGTTTATGAGAAACTTTTCTCTCCCCAAAATTTATAACATTAAGAACATACATTAGCACACTAAGGAAAACTGTAAACAGTCCCGCATAGCCATAGGCCCCTACACCGCAGGCTAACCCTGCCGCCATAGTAAATAGTACAAAAGCTATATCCTTTGGGTCTCCAGGCGCACTTCTAAATTTGATTATTGAGAAAGCACCTGCTAAACTGAAAGCTCTGGCAACATTGCTTCCTATTAAAAGAACTATAATAGCTATTACTGTTGGAATAATCACAAGGGTTAAAGCAAAGTTTTGAGAATACCCTGCTCTGTTTGAAGTTTTCATATAAGTTATGCTAATAATTGCTCCTAGTATAAAAGATATAAGAATAGTCAAAATTGAATCCATTAAAGGTATTGCTGTACCAGCTGCGGCTGTACTTGATACTGAGTTGAATATTGAGTCAAACATTTTTTCATTTCCTCCTTAGAACTTTTACTTTTTGTAAGCATCTTTTCATATTCCTTGCCATATTTTGAAAAACTGGTTTTATAAACTTTGTACTCAGATAAAAGCCTTGAAAGCCAAATAGGAATATTATTCTCTGCTTTAACTTCCATAAGCCATTCTCCTTTTTCTAAGAGAAATTCCCCATAGTCTCCAGCTTCAAGCTTTAAATCATATCTTCTCGTTCTAATATTTGTGTCAAAGGTTATTCTTAAACCCCTGTCTTCCTTGCTTAACATAGCTTTTCTGTCATAGGCCAAGTAAAGCTTTGGCTCAACCTCATAAAGCTTCAAAATGTATCCTATCTCATTTAAAACTTGCTTGTTCATGTAATGTTTTAATTCTGGCTTTTCTCCTGTATCCACAAATTCATAAGCTTCGTTAAGCCTAATGCCTGTTCTTCTCTTATTAACCAATCCATTAAATTTTTTCTTGATCTCTAAAAATACTTTGTCATTTTCTTTAGGAACTCCATAGGCTCTAAGTCGAAGCTTTTCTTTATATTTAGGCTTAGACAAAGAATTTCGTATTAAATAATTATCTTTAGTATCATAATAGATATTACTTATTGTATAAAAATCATGAGCCTTATTATAGACATCCATCTCCATATATTCTAGAAGCCTTTCATTCATTACTTTGTATATATCATTATCAACTATAAACTTGCACTCATTTCTGCTAAAGACCTCAATAGCCATCTAAATTTCTCCCTTCCTAACTTTTTCCGTCGCTGCCCTATGAACTTATTTTATTAAAACAACCTTAAACGAACCTTAAATATATTTAAAAGCTTAAAACTTTCATAGCTTTTCATTTAAGCTTCATTAAAGGTTCGTTGTGATATAATTTAGATAAATATAGCTTTAAAAGGAGACAAACAAAATGAGAATATTAATAGTAGAAGATGAACTTCCGCTAGCTGAGGCTTTAACTCAGATTCTTAGAAAAAACAATTATACTGTTGATGCAGTTAACGACGGCGAAAGTGGCTTAGACAATGCTGTAACGGGTATTTACGACTTGATAATTTTAGATATTATGCTTCCTAAAATGGATGGACTAAGCATTCTTAAGGCTATTAGAAAAGAGGGACTTTCCACTCCTGTAATACTATTAACTGCAAGAGGAGAAATTTCTGACAAGGTTCATGGTCTTGACAGCGGGGCAGATGACTACTTAGCAAAACCTTTTGCAAGTGAAGAGCTTTTAGCAAGAATACGAGCTATGTCAAGGCGTAAAGGCGAGGTTCTTCAAGATAACAACTTAAGATTTGGCGACTTGCAATTAAACCCTTCCACCCTCAAGCTAACAAAGGACAGCAAGGAAATTAAGCTTATCCTTAAGGAGGCTGAGCTCTTAGAACTTCTTATTACTAGAAAAGGCCTTGCTACTTCTAAGGAACTAATAATTGAAAAGCTGTGGGGCTATGATTCTGATGCAGAACATAATCATGTTGAAGTTTATATATCTTTTTTAAGAAAAAAACTTGTTTACTTAAATTCCGGCGTTACTATAAATACTGTAAGAGGTGTTGGCTACATTTTGGAGGACGGAAATGTTTAAGCAGCTTAGAAATAGATTTTTAATACTGAATTTAGTTATTATATCAATTATGATGTTTATTTCTTTCACAACGATATATCTAGTAACTTATAATAATGTCCGCAAGGATATCAACATGGAAATGATGAAGTTATCCGACTTTAATAAAAAACCAAACAATGGGCCAAGAGATGCTAAGATTGGTGATGTTAGACCAGATGACCGTATGGATCGTTCCTTGTCTTTCAGTCTAACAGTGGATAACAATAGCAATCTTGTAGATTATTTTTCCGTGTTTAATATGGATGAGGATTTTTACGAGACCGCAAAAGAAAAGGCTCTATCTGAAAAGACTAGCGAAGGAAGGTTTAAGCTTGAAGATACCTACTGGGAATTTGTGATTAGACCTATTCCTGACGGGACTGGCTTTAGATTAGTATTTTTAGATATAACCTCGAGACATTCTTATTTAACTAATTTGATTTATACATTCTTAGTGGTAGCACTTGTTATGCTTGTTGCAATTTTCTTCATAAGTAGATTCTTTGCAAACAAATCAATTAAACCGATTAAGGAAAGCTTTGACAAGCAAAAGCAATTTATTGCTGATGCCTCACACGAATTGAAAACACCCCTTGCTGTTATAAATACAAATACAGATGTTCTTTTATCAAATAGTGAGGATGCTATAAAAAATCAATCTAAATGGATTTATTATATAAAATCTGAAGTTGAAAGAATGACAAAGCTAACTAACGACTTATTATACCTTGCACAAGTTGATCATTCAGATATTAAGCTAATATCCACAGATTTTAATTTAAGCGAAACTATTGAGAATGTTATTTTAACAATGGAGGCAGTTATTTTTGAAAATGATATGTTTCTAGACTACAATATCGAACCTAATGTTTTAATTCATGGAAACAATGAACAAATTAAGCAAGTAGTAATGATACTTTTAGATAACGCTTTAAAATATACCAATCCCAAAGGCAGAATTTCTCTTTCCTTAAAAAAGTTTAGCAACAAATCCGTGATGACAGTTTCTAATACTGGCAAAGGAATACCAGAGGAATATATTAGCAGGATATTTGATCGTTTTTACCGCATCGATAAATCTCGCTCAAAAAATAGTGGGGGCTACGGACTAGGCCTTTCTATAGCAAAGGCAATAGCTGAGCAGCATGGTGGGAAGATTTCTGTTAAAAGCATTCCAGATGAAGAAACAAGTTTTATAATTGAACTTCCTCGTATTAATAATCAATAAAAGAATAAAATAGCCATTGCTTAATCCTTAAGCAATGGCTATTTTATTCTTTTATTGAAAACTAGATATCGCGATATCTTCTTATCTTGATATCACGATATCTAGTTATATTTTTATATTGTTAAGTTTTTATTATTGCTGCTGTGCAGGAGGTTGTTGAGGTTGCTGGCCAGATGGAGGAGCGGATGGACGTTCTCCCTTTTGGCCTCCCTCTCCTCTAAATCCGCCTTTACCACCAGGTCCTCCCTGCATGCCGCTTTTAGCAGTTGTTACTCCTGATTCATTAAGCCAAGTCGTTGAGTTTGAGATAGCAAAGCTTACAACCTTTGTACCACCTTCGTATTTTCCATCAATATATAGTCCGTCTTTAGAAGTGCCTGTTGACTTTCCTCCTGAATAAAGTGTGTAATTCTCGCCTTTTTTAAGCTGTGGTGAACTTATAACTACAGTTTGATACTCCTTACCCGGTGCAAAGGTGACGATAGCATTTCCTTTTCCGTCTTGAAGGTTAACAATAGTTCCTGCAGCTTGAGCCTTAGGATAAGTCATTATTATAGAATTTTGAGCTGATGTATCTGAAGGTGCTTGAGCCATTCCTGAGCTTCCTGCTGAAACTAAGTAGCCTCCAGTCATCTCAAAGGTTCCATCATAGTCTAAAGCGCCATTATAATTTGCTGTTGGCCCGCTTACAATTACTGTACCCTTAGTCATATATATTGAGCCATTAGCATCCAAGCTATCACCAACAGAATTTATTACTATATATCCACCATTTATATTTAGCTTATTGCTGCTTGAGGAGTTAAAATTATTTTGTCCTGGGCGCCCATTTACAGAAGACCCGTCAGCACCCCCACCAGCATTTAAACCATCATCACTTGCAGTAACATAAATCTCTCCATCTGAAATTGTTATTATTGAACTCTCTATTCCTTCATAGCTTTTTGTAATATTTATTTTTCCACCCTTTGCAAAGATAGTAGAATCTCCATGAATGCCATCATCTCCAGAAGTAATATTGAAGCTTCCACCTTCTATAGTAACATTGTTGTTACTATGTATAGAATCATCAGCAGAATCGATATTAAAGGTACCGCCGGCAACTCCTACATCTGCTCCAGCTTTTATTGCCTTTGCGCTTTCAGATTCAGTCTGAGCGGAGGTTGCTGTATTTGTGCTATTAGTATTCTTCCCAGAATCCATTGGTCCTCTCATTCCTTCTTCAGCTTTTTTAGTGCCATTTACACTTCCGCCGCCAGATATAATATTAAAAGAACCATTTGTTATAAGTACCGCCGTTTCAGCTTGTATTCCATCATTTTTAGATTTTAGATTAAAGGTTCCATTTTCAATAGCTACTATTCCCTTATCTGCAGCCTCATCATTAGAAGATTTAACTGCATCGCCTCCAGCCTCAATATTTATTGAGCCTTCCTTTACAGCTAATATATCACGTCCTACTATACCGTCATCAACCGCTATAACATAAATATTTCCTTCTACAATTTTCAAATCATCCTTGCTTGCAATTCCATCTTTATAATTTGCCTTTACAGTTAACTTGCCTGTTCCATTTATAACTAGGTTATCCTTACTAAAAATCGCTGCACTTGGTTCATCTGAAGAGGCATCTTCCAACGTGTATTTTTCACCATCTGTTATACTATTTTCTGTGCCAGCCTCAATCGATAGTATTGTTTTGCCTGCATTCTTTACATAGATAGGTGCATTATCAGAGCTCTTTATCTCTGTGCCGTTTAAAACAATTTTAACTGTCCCCTTATCCTTAACATCTACAATAATTTGTCCATTATCTAATTTTCCACTAACAACATAAACTCCTGCTGCAGTTATTGTAATTTTACTAGCCTTAACCTCGGCACCAGACCCCTTTAAGTTTGCAGTAGTCCCACTCAACTCAATATAATTTGGATTTTCATTTTTCCAGTCACTATAGGATTCTTCTTTCTCATAAGTAACAAGCTGACTTATAATAGAACCTACATTTTTATCTCCTATTATGCTGGCTTTGGCTTGTGCTGTTGTCTCAGTTTGAGTACTTGTTTCTGTTTGTGTTCCGCCTTTAGAACTGCAGCCATATAAAAACGTAGTTGTTACTAACGCTGCTACTACCTTTAAATACACAGATTTTTTATTCATAATATTTATCTCCTTTTTCTACTTCATTTATTGTTGTTTAACAGTTTCATATTGATTATGTATTAATTTTATATATTGAACCTTAAACAAACCTTAAATAAAAAAATATCTGATTCTATGACTTCAATTATCATAAAATCAGACACCATCTTAGTTGTAACAAACAACAGGAGTACCTGGAGTAATATTATCAAATATAGCTTTTGCTAAATTATATGGTGAATTCACACAGCCATGAGACCCGTTCGTCTTATAGATACTTCCACCAAAAGCATTTCTCCAGCTTGCATCATGAATTCCTATACCTCCGTTAAAGGGCATCCAAAAGTTTACTGGAACTGAGTAATCAGGACCATCCAGTGTAGCATTTCGTTCTTTGTATTTTAGTTTATAAATACCTGGAGGTGTCGTATTTTTAGAACTTACATTACCTGTAACCACATCTCCCTGAGCTATTAGGGCACCGTTTTTATAAAACCACATATGCTGCTTTGTAAGATCTATTTCAACATAAGTACTTCCAATATCATTTTTTCCTAAAGCAAAGGCTGTTGCAATATACGCTGGTTCTTTTTCCAAGGTTTTTCCTTCTTTTATTGCAGCAACTAATGTCTCTGTTTCCTTCGATTTATTGACCTTCCAGCCATAATCTCCGCCTTTAACATTTATTACCTTCCCAGAAGATGCGGTAAAGTTCCTTGTGCTTCCTATTGTATCATAAGATTTAGAAAGAGCATCAACAAACTCCTTCACCTTTCCCTCGTCAAGTTTTACTGCGTAACTTTCATCCATAGTTATCCACTCATTTATTTTTGAGCCATCTAATATTTCTTTTTGATCTCCAATAGTGTATGTTACCTTAGAAGATATATATTTATTAAGCATGTCTCTTGCATCAATAACCTTTTGTGACTTTGAAGTATATTCAGGTTTAACATAGCAATCAATAGCTTCAAAATCTAATATGGTTCCTTCTTTAAGTATTGTCTCAGATATATGCTTATATAAAATATCCTTATCCACTTTAGTTCCTGGTACTTCATCAACAATTACATAATTATTATTCTCATATTTCACTTCAGCATTTTTAGGTTCAATTATAGTATTTGTTTCAAAACAGGAAAGCTTATCTATTCTCTCCTTTAGCATATTATCATCATGTTTTAAATCTATAGCCATTTTATGTGCTTCTTTATTAAATAAGGCCCATATCCACTTATAAGGATTTTGCTGCTCTTTAAAGCTTTTAAAATCGCCTTCCAAATTATATTTCAAACCAATTTCTTCAGCTTTAATTTGCTCAGTCTTACCTCCTCGCTCTTTTAAATTTAGATTATATTTTACAAGCTCGGTGGCCATTTTCTCGTTTACCTGTTCCACAGTTTTACCTGATATATTAATTCCATTAATTTCAGAACCGAAATAAAAATGCTTCATAAAATATGCTACCATTCCCAAATATATAATAAACAGCACGCAAAGAAAAACTATAACACCTATAGCAATTTTTTTATGCTTTTTAATAAATTCTTTCGCTCTGTTTATTAGCTTTTTTTTAAGTCGTCTTTCTACTCTTGTTTCCGTAACACCCAACCCCTTTAAATGAAATTAAACTAAAAAAATAAGGCTTGTCTTTTTTCTAAGGCACATTTTATTCTATGCTGCCACTCTATATATTAAAACCAATATTACCATTTTAAGAAAATCAAAAACATTCAGTTATATTTTACCATATCTCTCAACTATCAACATATCTTTTATATTCTCTTTTTCGTCAATAAACACCAACTGTTTACTATAGCACATTTGGCACACTGTGAATAGTATATAAAAAAACTATATTTCTAGGAGGTATTTTTATGTTTCTCGGCTTAAAGTCTCTAATTGCAATTGCTAAGATTCACAACGGAAAAGAGCCAGAAGATAAAGATTTTCTGGACAAGTCTATAGCAACCTTCGGCTACGCTTATGATATAAAACAGGATATGTTTTACTCTACTCAGGATGCATGGCAGAGGAAGATGGGCTACTGTCGCTTATATGATGAATCAGCTGCAGTCACTGGAATGATTGTAGATTGTGAACCCTTCTATTTTGAATATGGAGGAAAAAAGTGGCTTATCGAAATTTGGAAAGGCCAATATGACATGGTAACTGGTTGTGAAATAGGAATTTACACCTCTGACTTCAAAAACTTAAACATTCCTATAATTTATAAAAATCTCTTTTACCACTGTGCAAGTGATGAAGATATGCTTCATATGAATGCTGTATTAATAAAGAATGGAAAGGTCCTCTTTGAAAGGGATGATACCCACTGGTGGCTAACAGGATTTAAGCTGGCCGAGTTTTCAAAGCCCTCAGAACTGATTATGAAAGTAACAATTACTTTAAAAGATGAAGAAATGTGCAAAGCATTTGTACAAGCACTAAGGAAAACAGGTTATCTAAATAAACAAATTGATATAAAAGAAAATACTGTAAGCTTCACCTTTAATAAGCCTCATACCGCTCAGCCTTATACCCGCACTTGGTTAACAGATTGGATAATACAAGAAAAGAATAAGTATTTATGCGACAAGTATAACGGTATAGCTAGACCAGTTGATTGGTTAACAGATAAATTAGCGATAGTTATTGTACAATGTCCTGAAGTTTACAAAAGCTTTAAAAATTTAATTAAACAAAAAAAGAATGATTAATCAAACATCTAAGCTTTGATACCTTCTCGAGGTGAGATAATGAGCACATTTAAACGCATAACTAAAATATTTAAAAGCTCTGTAGAAATTCCTTTTGATGACTCCTCAAAAATCGTTTTAATGAGCGATTGTCATAGGGGAACAGGTGGATTGTCAGACGCATTTTCAAAAAATCAAAATCTTTATTTTGTAGCACTGAAAAATTATTATAACAAAAACTTCACTTATATTGAAATTGGTGATGGGGATGAACTATGGAAAAGCACCAATTTTTCTGAGATTAAGAGAGAATATAGCCATATCTTTTGGTATCTGTCTAACTTTTATAAAGAAGGAAGACTCCACTTTATCTTTGGTAATCACGATATAATTAAGAAAAGTAGTAAATTTGTTAAAAATAATTTATATGAGTACTATAATGAGCATGAAAAAAAAACTGTTCCTTTATTTGAAAATATACAGATTCATGAAGGACTAGTTTTAAAATATACGGTTACACATGATAAAATCCTTTTGGCACACGGACATCAAGGCCAATTTTTAAACGATAAGATGTGGTATTTGGGCAGATTATTATGCCAAACTCTCTGGGAACCACTTTCTTCTCTAGGAATTAATGATCCGACAAATACGGCAAAAAATTATGATCAGCAAGTTGCTGTTGAGAAAAAACTTATTGAGTGGGCAAAAAAGAAAAAGACTATGCTTATTGCAGGTCACACTCACAGACCAGTATTTCCTAAAGTAGGCAAGCCGCCTTACTTTAATGCCGGTAGCTCGGTCCACCCTAGATGCATAACTGCACTAGAGATATCACAGGGGACAATAGCACTTGTTAAATGGAACGTAAAGACAAAAGAAGACGGCACATTGTATATAGGACGAGATATATTGGAAGGACCTACCAAACTAACAAAGTACTTTGATATATATAAATAATGAAAAAGTGCCTGACCCAATAAAGCTTTGTGACAGGGTCAGGCACCTTCAATTACTGACTAAGAAATGTTGAAGCTTTATATACTTTTCTCCTTTTCTTATAGTAATCCACACATACCATAAAATATAAACTGAAGCTACTATTTCTAAAGTTTATTAATTATTAGATTTCCTGATTCATATTTCTTAAGACCTCTGTAAAATACTGAATAAGCTATGATAATCCATAATAATGCTACTCCAAAAACTTCTAAAAGTAATACTAGATTAAACTCGTTTATAACTCTAGCTGGAATATATACCATAAAGCCAGCAGGAATTAAAGTATAAAGCACATATTTAAGCCCCCCTTTAAATATCCCTTCCGGATATATGCTGAAGCTTATTAAAAATTCAGTTGTGAGCTGCGCCAAGCCTTCTACATTTCCTGCATAAAAGCTTAAGGCATGAAAGGTTACTAATACTGCAGCAAACATTATGCCTGCAGTTATAGCAAAAGTTAAAAATAATGCAAAACCTTTAACGTCAATACCTCTAACTATAAAAAATAGGATTATGCCGTATAAAGTATCTCCCCAAGCTGAAACTATAGTTTTTGAACAAATTAGGTTAATCAAAGGGTCTTTAGGCTGAAGAAGATAGGTATCCAACTCACCGTTTAATATCATTCTTGTAATCTGACCTACGTTTCCAAAAATAACAAAGCATATTCCAAAACCTGATGAGGATAATGCCCACAGCATCATAACATCCTTAAAGCCGTAGCCTCCTATGCTGTTAACATTATTAAACAATATCCACCAAAAAAATATAAAGGCAGCATTGTTTAATACCATGCCAAGGCTCTGAACAAGAAAGCTCACTCTGTATTCCATAACAGAAGCAATATTAAATCTAAAATAGTAAAACATTAACTTAAGACTTTTTCTAACCTCCATTAACATTTAAGCTCTTTGCCCCCTTTCTATATAAGATCATAGCAACCATAAAGGCTACTGCTAAATAAACTAGCTGAATGAAAAATTGTCTATAAAAACTTGCAAAGGAAAAATCTACTGCAAGCTTTGCTGGTACATAAGTTACGTAGGCAAAAGGCATATACTTTGATATGCTTTGAAGCCATTTAGGGAAAAGGTCTATTGGCATAAGCATTCCACCCAAAGTGAAAACAAGCTTTGAATAAATCCAAAAGAAAGCACTATTTTCCTCAAACCAGAAAGAGGTTAGAGCTAAAATTATATAGATAAAGAAATGTATAATGCATCCGACTATTATTGAAAGAACTATAAATGGAAGATGTACAAACCTAAAGTTTTCCAGAGTTCCAACATAAATCAGCCCAATAGATAGCCCCACTATACCGTTGGTTAAAAGCTTCATGCCTATTTCACCTAAAAAATAGGATAGACAGTATAGTACATAGTTATAAGGTTTATTTAGCAAATAAGCTATATTACCTGTTTTCACATCTTCATTCACTTGGTTGTAAAGGTCTGTCCTAGAAAGAGTTATAAGTTCTGTAACGACCAAATACCATATCATTTTATTTAAGGTTAAACCGCCTAGACTATCCCCCTTTTGACTATAGATATTTTTCCAGAGCATCAAATATATGAACATGATAAATACGAAAAATATATTTTTACTTAAAAAGTTCCAGAAGTAAACAAGGCTGTTTGACATAGTTATTTTTGAAACTTCTGCATACTTACGAATTGCCTTCATGCTTATCCCTCCTGTATTCCTTTTTTGCACTTAATGATTATCAATCATTAACTGTAATCTCCCTGTTCTGCTGGTAGATATGTGATATGATTTCCTCTAATGGAGCCTCAGATATAGTTATATCGTTAACCTTTCCATACCTTATAAGCATAGTCAATACTTCTTCAATATCCTGCTTAGAGGTATCCACTTGAACCTTCAAGGCATTTCCCTTGTTCTTAATGATATTTATACCTGGGTTATCAATAATTACAGGTTGGTTGTATTTAATATGAATTTCCTTTTTATTTAAATAGTCGTACTTAAGACGTTTAATAGTTTCGTTTAGTACAATTTCTCCATGATTGATAATTATTGCCCTCTTGCAAAGCTGCTCTATATCTCCTGCATCGTGTGAGGTTAAAAAAATTGTAGTTCTCTCCTCCTTGTTTAGCTGAAGAATGAGCTCTCTTATCTTCTGCTTAACTACTACATCCAAGCCTATTGTAGGCTCGTCTAAAAATATAACTTCTGGTTCATGAAGGATTGATGCTGCTATCTCACAACGAATTCTTTGTCCTAAAGAAAGTTTTCTTACAGGTACATCCATTAAATCCCCAATTTCAAAAATCTCCTTTAGGAAGTCTATTCTCTTTTTAAGTTTAACTTTATCCATTTCATAAATATTACCCAGCAAGTTAAAGCTGTCTAGTGGCGGCAAATGAAACCAAAGCTGAGACTTTTGTCCGAACACCGTACCTATTTTAAAGGATAATTGCTTCCTCTGAAGTGACGGGCTTAATCCTAATACTTCAATGCTTCCTGAAGATGGGTGTAATATTCCTGTGAGCATTTTAATAGTAGTTGATTTTCCTGCCCCATTTGGTCCAA
The genomic region above belongs to Clostridium swellfunianum and contains:
- a CDS encoding ABC transporter ATP-binding protein → MSIIKVNKLHKTFRVKTKDPGLSGSIKSLFSPTYRDIEAVNNISFEVEKGEILAFIGPNGAGKSTTIKMLTGILHPSSGSIEVLGLSPSLQRKQLSFKIGTVFGQKSQLWFHLPPLDSFNLLGNIYEMDKVKLKKRIDFLKEIFEIGDLMDVPVRKLSLGQRIRCEIAASILHEPEVIFLDEPTIGLDVVVKQKIRELILQLNKEERTTIFLTSHDAGDIEQLCKRAIIINHGEIVLNETIKRLKYDYLNKKEIHIKYNQPVIIDNPGINIIKNKGNALKVQVDTSKQDIEEVLTMLIRYGKVNDITISEAPLEEIISHIYQQNREITVND